The window TGATAATTGAATATAAGGATAGTAGCGAAGTCTATAAATCAAATCAGAGTTTCTGTAATATATGTACTGATAACTACTGGGGTCATCCGGATCAGTACCAGAAATGGCAATGGGTTCATACTCTTGCTCCATGATCTTCAATTCCTTTTTAAGGATTTTAGCCATGGCTTCTTGGTCATTTTTGCTGCTATCTACCTCTATATTCCTAAAAATACTGGGATTCCCATTGGCATCTACCACAATTACAGGAATTGAGTTATTGGGCGTTACTATTTCCTGAAATATAAAAATTAGGTTCTCACTATTATCTGAATCACTGGTATAGGCAAGTGTATTGGCAAAAAGTTCAATATATCGCTCTTCTCTTTCTTTCAATTCTTCTACTATACTATTGGTATATAATACAGAAGCAAAACCAATAATAAGTGAAAATGCTAAGGCAATCCATTTTAGAGCGGCTTTGCTCTGATAAAAGGAAGATGCATTTCCCATGAAAGGATTTTCCGAAGGATTAACCATTACTATTATTCATTCACTGTTATGCTATAACGAATAACGCAAAAGTTTTTCATTATTACCTACTCTAAAATAATTTATCAGCAATATAAAGCCTTCTCTACAGTTACAACAGTAACAATTATATCAATTAATCGATTATTAGTATATGGAAGACATTGTTCAGATAGAATTATTTGGAATTAGAATTGATGAGCCAATCGTTACACTCACAGACTTGCTCGTTAGCTTTTTATGCTTTTTATATTTTTTCAAAATGCAGCAAGAAAATAGAAAAGAGAAGGTATACCTCTATTTTAAATATTACTTTTTAATTATGGGACTTGCCACCACATTTGGTGGATTGATTGGTCATGCTTTTTATTATGAATTTAGTAGAGCCTGGAAATTGGTAGGCTGGATAATAAGTATGTTCGCTATAATGCTAATTGAAAGAGGAGCTATTGAACATACTAGAATAGTACTCAATAAGAAATATGTGAAAATACTGGGGGTAGTTAATATAATAGAGTTTCTAATTTTCTTGGGCCTTGTTTTTTATACCCTAGATTTCTTTTACGTCCAATTACATTCTGGCTACGGATTAATGTTTGTTGTGCTTGTAATTGAATTCATGTTATTCTTGAAAACTAAAAATCTCTCCACTCAATATATTATGGCAGGTTTAGGGTTTGCGGCACTTTCAGCATTAGTTTTTGCAACTGAATTTAGCATTCACAGATGGTTTAATTATTTATCGATAAGTCATACACTCATGGCCGTTGCTACTGTTTTTATTTACGGGGGAGTGAAAAGAATCGAGATAAAAGAAGAACACCCTAAAGAATACGCTTAATTTTTGAGCATAAAAAAAGCCCGCCATTCTCCAATGGCGAGCCCTACTATGGAAACGACTAATTGAATACTAAATTAAAGAGCGATTACTTGTTTAAAGTTTCTATCGCTGGTTTGAACTAGAAATTGATAATTTCCTTTTTCTAATGATGAAAGGTCATATCTTTTCTCTATTTCAAGGTTTTTATCTAAATCTTCTTTGTAAACCACGTTGCCTTTGTTATTGATAATCAATATAGAAGCTGGTTTTGAATTCAGATTTAGAAAATTAAAATCTACAATACCATTTTCATTTGCCTTAATAAATGGCTTATAAATAGTGTTGAAACTCTCTTTATCGACAGTTACGTTATCATAAGTAACTTTAATAGGTAAAATTTCTATGTTTAAAGCGTTTTCTAACTCAATCATATATTGACCAGACTCTAAATGCTTTAAATCAAAGTTTTTAAGAATTCCATTTTCGTTCTTCACAGTCTCACTGTAAATCACTTTACCAAATTGATTTTTTAACTTAATATTTGTAAAGTCAGATTCACCAGAGGTTACTCTTAAAGTGATCAATTTATTTTCCTTAGTTGTAAGTTTCACAAATGGGAAACCATCGGCAAAGCTCATTAAGGGTAATGCCATCATGAAGAAAGCGAAGACCGTTTTTTGAATGTTTAAATTTTTCATAAGCTTTTTGTTTAATTGTACATTACAAATGTAGGGCACTTTTTTGCAAGCAACTATGTTGAAATTTTCCAATATCTATACTATATTAACCATATAGTGTTATTAAATTGTTAATAAGAGGTAAAATCTAACAACATTATTGATACTAGAGCGTTTAAAACCCAATTATGCAATTTTACAAACCAACTCTTGAGCAGATCGAGCCAACCTTTGGTAGTTCGGTTTTAGTTAGAAAATTTGAGGAATCTAAACCTAATAAAGATCCCTTTTGGCATTTTCATCCTGAAATAGAATTAGTTTATGTTAAAGGAGGAAATGGTAAAAGGCATATAGGCAATCATATCTCCTATTATCAAGATGGTGATTTGATGTTAATAGGATCAAACCTTCCTCATTATGGCTTCACAGATAGGTTGACAGGAAATGAATCGGAAACTATTATTCAAATGAAAGAAGATTTCCCTGGTCCTACTTTTCTGAGTTTACCTGAAATACAACCTATCAAACAGTTAATAGAAACTGCAAAACTTGGAATTGTATTCAAAAATGAAACTAAGAATAGAATCGGTAGTAGAATTGAAAGTTTAGTTGAAAAACCTCCATTTGAAAGATTAATCGAGGTGATTCAGATTTTAAAAGAATTATCAGAGGTAAAGGACTACTATTTACTAAACTCAGAAGCTGTATCTATTGAAGCAAAGGCTGTAGATCAGCAAAGAGTAAATTTAATTTATGATTATGTAAGAGATAATTTTAAGAAATCGATCGCCCTGGAAGAAATAGCAAAGGAAGCTGCTATGACAGTTCCAGCATTTTGTCGTTATTTCAAAAAAATCTCTAATAAAACCTTTACTCACTTTGTAAATGAACATAGAGTGGTTCATGCTTCAAAGTTATTATCAGAAGGAAATTTGAATATAACTGATATCTGCTATGCATGTGGATTTAATAACATATCACACTTTAATAGACAGTTTAAAGAAGTAACAGGTAAGAGTCCTTCAGAATACAGAAAGGAAATAAAAAGGGTAGTACGCTAAATCTAAAAATAAGTAAAACACTTTTCTTTATATAAATTTATCCTATAAATCAGCATCAACTCATGCGTATCATTAGTATAGTTTCTGATATTTGAAAGTGTGTTATCATAAGCATAACCAAAAGTAAAGTTCTCATTTACCGTAATAGAACACATCATGGATAATGCATCACCACTTCTATAAGAAAGACCAACATTCAAAATATCTTGTAAGATAGCATTTGCATTAATATCAAAACCTATGGGAGCATTTTCCTGTACTCTGACCATAGCAGAGGGATAAAAAATCACATCTTTATTTATGGGAAATAAGTAACCACCGGTAAGAAAATAATAGCGTGCCTCCTGAGCATTTGTTAAGCCACTGCCTGTTCTTAGCACTCTATTTTCAACTATATAAGGAGAAGAAAGCCCAATAAAACCATTTTTGTTACTGTAAAATAACCCAACTCCAAAATTAGGATTAAAGCTATTTTGAAAAGTGGAAAAAACCACATCGTTTTGACTTTGGAGATTTAATTCTTGAAAGTTGGAGTTTAATTGATTGAAACCACCTTGAATCCCTGCCGCTAATGTTCCCGTTTGAAATTCAATTGAAAATGAATAAACACCAAAAAGTGCCATACTTTTATGTACTCCAATTGACTCATCAACAAAGGTTAATCCAAATCCGGAATGTTTATCTTTAATACCAGTATGCACAGATGCTATATTACTAACAGGGGCTCCTTCTAAATTCACCCATTGGTTTCTGTGTAGTAGATTTACTGTTAAATCGTTTTTATGTCCAGCATAAGCTGGGTTAATAATCAACTGATTAAAGCGATATTGAGATAAAACACTCTTCTGCTGACTGAAAGCAGTTGAAGCAATTGTAAATAATATTATTGTGATTAATATTTTCCTCATCTAAATAATTCTAAATATCCAGTTACTGCTTCTGATCCATCATTTTTATCAATGACGTAGAAATATGTCCCATCAGGCAAAATCTTTTCGCCTGCATAAATTCCTCTATTTCCAAAACCACTAAATGTATTGGAACTATTATCATAGCCTTCAGTAGAGAAGACTAATGCACCTGCTCTATTATAAATTTGAACTCTGTTTCCTTCAAAATTTGAAATACAG is drawn from Marivirga arenosa and contains these coding sequences:
- a CDS encoding DUF6962 family protein → MEDIVQIELFGIRIDEPIVTLTDLLVSFLCFLYFFKMQQENRKEKVYLYFKYYFLIMGLATTFGGLIGHAFYYEFSRAWKLVGWIISMFAIMLIERGAIEHTRIVLNKKYVKILGVVNIIEFLIFLGLVFYTLDFFYVQLHSGYGLMFVVLVIEFMLFLKTKNLSTQYIMAGLGFAALSALVFATEFSIHRWFNYLSISHTLMAVATVFIYGGVKRIEIKEEHPKEYA
- a CDS encoding PorP/SprF family type IX secretion system membrane protein, which encodes MRKILITIILFTIASTAFSQQKSVLSQYRFNQLIINPAYAGHKNDLTVNLLHRNQWVNLEGAPVSNIASVHTGIKDKHSGFGLTFVDESIGVHKSMALFGVYSFSIEFQTGTLAAGIQGGFNQLNSNFQELNLQSQNDVVFSTFQNSFNPNFGVGLFYSNKNGFIGLSSPYIVENRVLRTGSGLTNAQEARYYFLTGGYLFPINKDVIFYPSAMVRVQENAPIGFDINANAILQDILNVGLSYRSGDALSMMCSITVNENFTFGYAYDNTLSNIRNYTNDTHELMLIYRINLYKEKCFTYF
- a CDS encoding AraC family transcriptional regulator — its product is MQFYKPTLEQIEPTFGSSVLVRKFEESKPNKDPFWHFHPEIELVYVKGGNGKRHIGNHISYYQDGDLMLIGSNLPHYGFTDRLTGNESETIIQMKEDFPGPTFLSLPEIQPIKQLIETAKLGIVFKNETKNRIGSRIESLVEKPPFERLIEVIQILKELSEVKDYYLLNSEAVSIEAKAVDQQRVNLIYDYVRDNFKKSIALEEIAKEAAMTVPAFCRYFKKISNKTFTHFVNEHRVVHASKLLSEGNLNITDICYACGFNNISHFNRQFKEVTGKSPSEYRKEIKRVVR
- a CDS encoding DUF3244 domain-containing protein, translating into MKNLNIQKTVFAFFMMALPLMSFADGFPFVKLTTKENKLITLRVTSGESDFTNIKLKNQFGKVIYSETVKNENGILKNFDLKHLESGQYMIELENALNIEILPIKVTYDNVTVDKESFNTIYKPFIKANENGIVDFNFLNLNSKPASILIINNKGNVVYKEDLDKNLEIEKRYDLSSLEKGNYQFLVQTSDRNFKQVIAL